The genomic region TGCTCCCGTCCTGGGTGGGAGAAGAAGTCAAGTGCCTTATATCCTTTCGTAACTCTCCCAGCAGGAGAAGGGAATCAAGTTTAGTTTGAGTTGTTGCCTTTAAATACCTTTCCTGAAGCCTGTGTGCCAAGAAAGTTGAAAGGAGTGGTCATGTTAGAGACCTGCAGCTCTCTGACCTTATTCCTAGCAGGTTTTCAAGTCCTGGCTTGTGTTTGCTCTTCTAACCATTGAACCATGGCTTCTTCATGGGTCAAAACTGCGTAATGTTTTCCCCAGAGAGATCTCTTGACTTCACTTGgctaaaaccaaacaaatgagCACTTTAGAAAAGTACGTACGAAGTGTAATCCTCAGTTAAAATACGCGATCTCCTCGAATCCTGTTTGATGTGTACAGCTTCAGagcccctgctgtggctgtggttggatggctgctctgctgagccATGTTTCTGGAAGCTGATGTGGAGCACTGCTCAGCCACACTGCAGGAGCTGACCCTGTCACTTGTCTTGCAGTGGGACACAGCGGGACAGGAGCGGTTTCGGACTATCACTTCCAGTTACTATAGAGGAGCTCATGGCATCATAGTTGTGTATGATGTTACAGATCAGGTATGTGTTAAACCTGTGCCTGCAGACTTTCTCCAGGCTGATGAGTAAATCGGGAATTTAACAGCTGGGCACCTCTTAAGGGAGACAATGACGGAGTTCTACAGGCTGTGTTAAGGCTTATCAAGCCAAACATATGTGTTTGCCTCTGGTTTGgcagaaataaaacacagaaataaagagaacaGTGGGATTTGTGGCTCCTAAGCAATTGTATCTTAGGCTTAACCTAAAACTTGGTGAACAGGTAACTAATTGTCCTGTGTGAATACCTCTCACCTTGCCTTTGGTAGCAGGAAATCTGAGTTACTGATGGAAATTGTTGAAAGATTTCTGAATGTACTTTAACTGTGGTCTGCAGTAAAGACTGGCATTTGGAACAGAAAATTGTCAGCCTGGGTGCAAGATACAACTGAGCCAGTGTTTTCTCTGAAGAACTGGTGCAGTTGTTTGAAAGGCACTTGGGAAGTATAGGGTTTCCTGAATTAATAGAAAAAGAACACTTGTGTTCAGTCACTAACTGGAGTATCAATCCAGCATTTCTGGAGTCAGAGGTTGTTCCAGCATATCTGCAACAAGGTGGCTTGCATCTAACACCTGATGCTTAGTAAATATGTGGGATGCATCTGGTTTCAGCTGTGTGCCACATCTCTTATCTCTGCTacaagaggaggaagaagagccCCAGATGGTAGAAGATGCAGAATATTCAATATATagagcagggaaaaaataatatgGGGAAGAGTGCAGGAAGGGCTGACTGTGTAGGGCTGGGAACAGGAGCTGGATGGCCCCTGTGGTGaccagcctgtcccagggccATGAGGGGAGTTGGGCTGCATTAGAGAGTCCTCTCCCATGGTTGTGAATCTATCATATGGATCCATCACTTACCCATCACATGGATAAGAGCAGTGCTTCATACTCTTTCCTAGTCATGACCAAAGGGATAGTGCTGAACTTTCCCCTTCATCAAGGGCCTTGCTTACAGTTCTCTTATCTTGTAGGAGTCTTTCAATAATGTCaagcagtggctgcaggagatAGACCGTTATGCCAGTGAAAACGTCAACAAGTTGTTGGTGGGGAACAAGTGTGATCTGACCACAAAGAAAGTAGTAGACTATACAACAGCAAAGGTATGTCGGGACTCGTGGGTTTGCTTGGCTGAGCCCCTGCTCTGGTTTGTCATGCACAGAGGTCCCAGTGCAGGGAGGTGTCCTGGTGCCACAAATGGGGGCAGTTTAATGACCTCCTGCCCTGCAACTCATCCTTAGACTGGACGTGGGGGGTGTGGGGTGGGATCCAGGAACTTGTGAGTTATCCAGTGGTGCTCCAGGAAATGAGGTGAGGTATGAACCTGTGTATGAGCTTACTGTTCACTGTTTCTCAATTTGCAGGAATTTGCAGATTCTCTTGGAATTCCATTTTTGGAAACCAGTGCAAAGAATGCCACAAATGTAGAACAGTCTTTCATGACCATGGCTGCCGAGATTAAAAAACGAATGGGCCCGGGAGCGACAGCTGGTGGTGCAGAGAAGTCCAATGTTAAAATTCAGAGCACTCCAGTCAAGCAGTCTAGTGGAGGTTGCTGCTAAAACTTGCCTCCCCCCTTTTGTCTCACAACAATGAATTTGCAATCTGAAcccaagtgaaaaaaaaaatttgcctGAATTGTACTGTATGTAGCTGCACTACAACAGATTCTTACCGTCTCCACAAAGGTCAGAGATTGTAAATGGTCAATACTGACTTTTTTTATTCCCTTGACTCAAGACAGCTAACTTCATTTTCAGAACTGTTTTAAACCTTTGTGTGCTGGTTTATAAACGTGTAATCCTTGTTGCTTTTCCTGATACCAGACTGTTTCCTGTGGTTGGTTAGgatgtatttttgttttgatgttTCTATTGGCATGTTTAGATGTCAGGTTTAGTCTTCTGAAGATGAAGTTTAGCCATTTTGTATCAAACAGCACAACAGTGTCTGTCACTTTCCATGCATAAAATTTAGTAAGATATATGTAAGATCTGATTTGCTAGTTCCTTCTTGTAGAATTATAAATGGAGAGATCACACTATCTGATTAATAGTTTCTTCATACTCTGCATATAATTTGTGGCTGCAGAATATTGTAATTTGTTGCACAATATGTAACAAAACTGAAGAAATGTTTAATAAATATTGTACTTATTGGAAGTAATATCAAACTGTATGGTGATAAATATTGTCTTAATTTGTATGGCTAAGGGGGAAATCAGGCTTGCATTGTGCACAAAACAACATATCTGTGTGTGCAGCCATGGCTCTCAGACCTTCCCTGCAACTCGCCCAGTGACTGTGGCCCCAAAGCCTGAGCTGTCAGGGTGCTCAAGGCATGAGTGCTGTACCAGAAACACCCAGCCAAGGGTTCATGAGGCATAATGCACTCTGAATGTACAACAATTCCCTAACTTAGTCTTGGAACTTAATTTATTTCTCAAGGACTCTTTGTAGGGAATTGCCATCAGCTTTGCATAGCAGGGGAGAGAACAGTATTTCCCTAACATTAATGATTTCAGCGAAACCTTGAGGAGGTATGACTTTCTACCAGTATATTATGTCTTTTCTATATACTGTTAATTCCATCCTCTTTTAATCAGTACCTTCTGACTTAGTGCAACAGCTTAGCTTCTATTCCCTTCTGCAGTGAGGCACCAGGAGGGTGACATGGGGATAGCAAGGCCCCCACCATACTGTTGCTCAAAGTAGGCGCTTTCTCAATTTGGAACTAACCAGCAGCCAAGAGGTTTTGGATGGTGTGTGATTCTTTGTACAGAGCTAATCAAATCATTAGTGCCTGATGTCTAGCTAAAAGCCACAGGAAAGCTAGCCTATAACACTTCCTATACATGTAAAATTGTTCAGCTTTATCTAAACTCAAATGTTCAGCCTATTCTGTAAATAGTCTCATGTTTGAAAGACCATGTAACATTCCCCTAGTAGTAAATACACCCTGTGATAGTAAAAATATAGCCTAGGTATGTTGTGAGGTATAAACTAAAACTGGTGCAAATatcctctgattttttttgggggggggtgaCTTTGGCTAACAGCTTTCTTCAACATAGTTGCATAAATCAACAGGCAATTGTAATACATAAAGTATTGTCATGGTTAAGTTGAACTCTTCCACTTGAGACCTTCACAATAAAGTGATGTGCTTTCTAGTAGAGATGTGCTTGTTGGTATAATTCATTATAAATGTGACCTGGTGCTcctcaggagcaggaggagcagtgagtGCTGCTGAGATCAGGAAGTGAAGCAGAAGAAGGTGTGTTGAGGGTAAAACATCTTCCCTGCAGAGAGTGCACAAATGAACTTCAATGTCGAGATGCCTGCTACATACTATCCAAACCAATGTTAATATATACAGTAATAAAAGCATTGCAAAACCAGTTGGGCTACACCAGGTGTTTGGTGGTTCTTTGTTTCCCCCTCAATCACCAGTGGGTCACTGGGCTGGTCCTGTTCTGTGCTGAAGCCTGGGCttttcaggctgagctgtgtgaTAAGGGTAGAGCAGGCCTACAACTCCTGGGAAAAGGCACTGTTGTTTCTTACCTGTGAGCTGAAATATTGAATATTTTTGCCACAATGGGCCAGAAAAATTTGCCCTTCAAGCCAAGGATCTAGAAGATGGGAGAATACCAACCCTCCCCCACAAACCCCAACAATTTGCTGTAACTGCTTCAGTTTAACTTTGCTTTCACCTTCTACTTGTACAGAACAGAAACTTCTCTCTGTTCTGTTCATAGGAATGGGAGGAAATCATCGTGTTCTTGTGCAGAATACATCATTGCTGTTCAGGTTAAAGGTTAATTAAAGCCAAGTACCAACATTCTGTAACTTTTTTTGGCCACTTACCTTATCCTGCTTCAGAGCTGCCCTTTTTCTGTTGGAGAAAGGGTGTGGAAACCCTTGATGAATGTTCTCAGCAGTGACTTAACTGCAATAGCTGGAAGGGGGGAAGGCAAAACTTCACCCCAGGAAACCAGCACAGCACTaacccagctcctgccagcagcaggtaGCAACAGGTTACACGGAACCTGGCTCCTCCCTGCCTGAACTTgcttgtttattattttatttggaTTCATTATTACAGCTTTTTGTGTTTATGAATAACAAAATTGAAAGTTAAGTAGGctctgcttcagcagggagtgGTAATTATAAACAGGCCTTCAGTTTGCTCCCAAGAACCAGAAGGAGTTGCTATTTCTTGGCTTCTCACACCTATTTTTGACGAGCATAAACAAACCATGAGAACAGGGCTATTAAAATCACACGGCTTTACTTAGCGAGCGCACGGCACACTATGGATTGCTCAGTTAAAAAACTGTTCCTGATGTTTTGCTAACACAGAACAGCCCACTTCAATAAAAAAGGGaagctattaaaaaaacaaaccagaaaaggCCAGCTGTACATTCCTTACACAACTCTGGACATCCCAGCACACCTGCTGTACGGGGCACCTTTCTCAAGCCATGGCACAAACCCACGCTGCAATCAGCCCCATGGGCAACTGGACACAGATTTTGGCATCTCTGGAGAGGTGATGGAAGTGGTTTGGTGCTTCCTGCAATTCTTCTGAGCCCTCCTGAGATGGGCTAACGCAGCCTAGGTCTGACAGAGGCAGCACCTGAAATAAAATGAGGTGTTTGGTGCTGTGCTTTGCCTGCAGTCTCACAAAGAAAGAAACCCCCATGCTCTATTCCCCCATCTCACCGGTGCAAGAGGGTACAGCTGGGTAGAGGCAGCAATtcaaaaaccacaacaaaccaAACACTACTTAAGACACTGTTTTTCTCTTCTAAGAGGCTGGCACCACTGAAACACTTGCCTCCAGTTTTCTTTGAAGGGACATGGTCAAGAAATAAGCAAACAAGTTTTCTAGCCCCTATACCTGAAGTTACTTGCTTCCCTTCCCCACCATTATACCGAaaccagagaaaataaaaaaccagaaTGTATCCCTTCCTCATCTCCCCTGTGCTGTGCAAGGGATCTGGGCAGAGCAGGTGTCTGTGCTGGACTGCTGCCATGCCCCAGACCTGAGTGACAGGGACCTGCCTGCCCAGTCCCTGCGGAGCTGCCATCGCTCCCCTCATGCTCTTGGGTTTCAGCAGCTGGTTCACCCGCACTGCTCTTTCCCTGACAGGGTTAAACACGACGGGGCATCTATTTTGAGTCTCCCTGCTGCCTTCTCAGGCTTTCCAAACAGAATCAAAGAAATAACAATGGAGCCTGATGTTTGgtgtttgctaatttgagagtTTCTCTTCCTGTGCTTCCTCCCCTCTCTGCCCGCTGCAGCAAGGCTGGTTTGCCCCTGCTTACCCAGGGAGCAGCCGTGTGCTGCACCTCCCTCGTCCTGCCCCGCGTCCTTGCCCCGCACGGGgcccacagcagccaggatgGACTTGTACAGGTGCTCTGCGTGGCTTTCGAGCTCTTCCGACTGTTTGGCAATCAGAGCCAGCGTGTCTTTCAGAGCTGGAAAGCAAAAATGCCTGAATGGAGGTGACAGGAATGCGATAATTCAGTGTCTGTCAGAGCTGACAGTTCTGCTCGTCCAGGCAGACTTTGGAAGGAAATTAAGTGTTAAAAATCAATATTGTGGCTGTTCATTCCATCCCCATTGTGACGCAGCAttggcagggggaggggactGACCCAGGAGGCTCCAGGTTCATCATGAAGATGCAGAAATAGGGGGTCTTAGAGAAAACCTTTGGAACTGTGCAAGAAAGCCCATCCATAACGCAGCACTCGACCTCTAAAACCCCTTTGGTGACTGCAGCTACAGCCCACCCCTTAGAAATCCCTTCTTCCAAATCACCAGAGCAACcactctgtgtgtgctgtggtgCTGGCCAGGCTGGGTCAGGGATTCTGGGGGGCTGATGCCCTGGCAAGCATCACCTGTGTCCATGAGCAGCCCCACACAAGGGCTCCTCCTCACCTGGTGAATTCGATGCCATGCAGTCCAGGAGAGCTTCTCCCCTCTCCAGCACGCTCTCAGTCAGGCTCCGGTGGTCAGCCACATCCTTCCTGAACTCCTGGCACGGCAAGGAGAAGAGCAGCGTTTCTTAGAAGGGTTTTTGAAACACACACCTGTggcaggttgcccagggagcaGTTTCCGCCAAGCAGGTTCCTGGTGCTCCCAAATTTGGCTTGGGAAACGCAGAGCATCCTGGACCATTCCAGTGATGCCTGGCTTCCCACtccttgctgcctgcagcacaggagaggggaggaagcAGAGCAAGGGTGACACCCACCAGGTAGCGGTGCAGCGATGCCAACACGCTCTGGGCATCCGGCGAGGGTGGCACCCAGCTGCCGGTGACATCCACCACAGTGTACAGCCAGTGGatcagctcttccagctggcAGCAAAACATCTGCTCAACAAAGCATAAAAAAAGGGTCACTGATCTGTTTCTGCAACAGAGACAGTGCAGGGACATGAAGAGGTGAGCCAGTGGTGTTTTGGAAAGCACCTATTCCCTGTTCTCTCTGACCCTGGAACACAAACATCCCTAAGCTTGGGAAACCAAGAGTCCAatgggaaaaaggcaaaaataccTTAAACTCCTGAACAGTTCCAGCACCCACTGTGTGGCAAGAATTGAGGGCCACCATGAAATGTCTGCATGGAGAGGTGCTGGAGGCTGGTAGCACCCAGACTGAAGGAGAGGTTGGCCTCCACCgcctcccagcccaggaggTATCCTCATCCTCTTCACCAGAGCCATACAGTTAATTTGCATCTGGTTTCCCCAAGGGATTGTCTCGTTCAATTAAgtgctttcatttatttttaaagcgtCTCGGTAAGGGTGTATTTTTGTAAGATGCTGCATGAAACCCAGGGGCCTCTGCTGGCACCAAAATCAGGCTCAAGACCTGTTCCTGCTCTTCAGGAGTTTGCCATAAAGCAGTGCTTTTCCCTGGCATTGCAATTTGGCATGACAAATACAGAGAAGATGCTTTTAAATCAACAGAGTTATTTCCATaccagaggaggagatgagtTTGCAGCTATGTGCATGATAACACTCCTGTGCACACAGCCTAGCATCGTTTCCAAATTCatcccagcactggggtggGAAGAAGATGGAGAGGAGGGTGGGAGCACAGTGCTGGGATGAATTTAATAATCCACAAAACAATCAGGAAACCCTTAAGAgttgctgcagctcctgcctcctgcccagtgcagcagcactgcaggacgTGTGGGCTGGGGGACCCAGCTGAGTGCCACATCTCCATCCGGCCTGGTCTGTGACACTGAGCCCCAGGGGAAAGCAAGATGGGCTCTTGCTCCATCAGAAGGAATTATCTGCTCTGGTGAGCCCCCCTGCATAAATTACCAccagctgccaggcaggacacaTCATGCAGAACGGGAAGCTTTAATTAATCCTGCCATAAAGACAGGCACATTTTATGCAAGATCTTCCCAGAATAAACTTTATTTCTGGTCTCAGCCTACCTTAAGACACTGGATAAGGGACTCGCTCTGCTGGCTCTTCTTTGGATGCCCCTTGACCCGTGGTTCATTCAGGCACATCCCATCCAATGTGTCCCTGAGAGCAGTTGGCAGATGAAGAAGCCTGCAGGGAGGATCCCTGTGGCTCCAGCCGTACGATTCTgtgttttcccagctgggctTTCGGGAGCTGCAGTGTTGCCACAGCCCAGCATAACCCTCAATATTCCCTCTGTCATCCCCACCTCTCACTTCTTCAAAAGGAGCCAACCTAGATGAAAGGGGCTCCTTGCTGGTGCTGTGATGTGGAAGGTTATGGTGGTCATGCCCAGGCATCCTTATAGTTAAGGAAAGATTGGACAAAAACTGAGCCAGCCTTTCCAGCTCCTTCAGTCTCGGAGGCAaggaaagaaattcttcatCAGTCTCCCACTCCTTCCTCAGGGGGAGCACTCCTGTGGTAGGTAAAAACCTACTGGTGCTTTTCACCTGCCCTGTGTAGTTTGGGCAGGGGCTTCCTCTGGTATCCCAGCTTCTCCCatcggcagcagggtgcccagGTGGGCTTGGCCCAGATGATTCCACCCTTACATCCTTAGCAAAACTTCTGGAAAGGTGAGAGGAAGAACTCCTTCCAAATGATGCTTTGGCAATAGGTGAAGATTCAAAGCATGAGACAGCTCCTGAGCAGCCTCTTTTTCCAGGCCTTGGGGTGGAGAATCTCTCTGCAGAGGCCACAAACTCCCGAAGTCCgttttctctgcttccctgAGCCTGCCCAGCTCGGCCGTAGATGCTGGTGGACCTGGACACGCCCTCAGGAGAAGTAGAAAAGCTGTCCAGACCTATTCCTGAGTCGTGGAGGAAAGGCTCCGGTATCCTTCCCAGCTTGTACCTCGGCTTCAGTGGGTAAGCATAGTCCAACAAGTCCTCGTACTCCTTGTGGGGGTTCCAGTGGGGTGAGCTGCGGTCCGGCGATGGGGGCAGTGAATCCGGAATGGCACAGGCCCAGTAATCGGCTTGGTAGGAGGAGATCTCCCGAATGCGCCCCACGGAGCTGCGGTAATCGAGCAGAGCGCCGGGGGGCTCCCGCCTCTGCAGGGCCCTGCCTTCCACCCCCCATGGGCAACACAGGTCCTGGGCAGCCGTGGTGGCCGCAGAAGGGACATCCGTGCTGGCAGGCAAGCTTCCGGACGGCTCCTCGGAGGGGCCGTTTCCCTCTGAGGACAGAGCAGAGAGGCTCAGCACGGAGCGGCTCCGCAGGGCACTCTCGGGGCTGGGCGGGGTTTGGGGCCGCAGGAGCTCTGCCGTGGAAGGACACGGGGACTGAGCTCCCAGACTTTGTCTCCGACAGCCAACATGGGCATCATGGcggctgccagcagggatgtTCTCCTCGGCAGAGCTGCGCCGGCTGGGAGGGCTGGACACCGGGTCCCAACCGCCCGAAGCCTTCACCTGCTCAAGGGCGggacagaaaaggaaagggagagagacaTGAAGGAAATGAAGCACAGCATCCAGACAAAAGGGTCCTTTGTTCTGGGATATGGAGATAAAAGCCCCACCCTGGACCTGCCATGAGCTGAGGCTGGAAGTGGAACCCTGTTCCCTCTGTGGGAtggcctgcagctgctcagagcagggcttgCTTTTAAGGAAAGGCATCTCAAGGGCCTTTGGAAGCTGCATGGGTCATCCAGCAGCAAGAGGCTTATCTAAAGAGCACTGTCCTGAGCAAgttcccagctctgcactggCAACTTGGAATGGACGCTACAGCTTGGGTAGGGgagcccaagcccttccccaCCACATATCTTAGCCTAGACAGGGCACACTCTGTCTGGCAGAGATGGAAAGCCCTTGCTGGGAGAGCCCTGACAAACAAGTCTCCACCTCTCCTGGGACTTCCTGGTGGTGCAGCAACACCTGCAGGTACAAATCCTCTCACCTGCAGGTACAAACCCTCTCACCTGCAGGTACAAACCCTCTCACCTGCTGCTCTTCTGAGGAGAGGAACCAGTGGCCAACTCGACAAGGCACAGGGCCACCATCAGCAGCTCTATCCACTAACAACCCTTTCCCTGAGGAGTTTGCTCTTGCTCTGGGAAATGTGGGTGCAGATGCTGAAGACACTTCTGGgcggcagctggagcctccgtGGATAATGTCAGTGGCCTTGTGACTGTGTCTGCTCACTGCCACACCCTCTGTCCCTTGCAGGCTGGGCTTGGCTTCCTCTGTCCCCAAAAGCTGGTGCAGGCTCCCTGCCAGCTCCGGGAAGTCCATCTCCGTGTCTGCGCTGTCCCACCTCCCATCGCCCTCGGCCTTCCCGCTCAGGGACTCCTCAGGTGATTTTCCCACATCCACGGCCATCAGCACGGAGCTCCTTCCGCAGGACAATGCTGAGCCTCGGGCTCTCTGGAACACAGAGCAATGGCATCTCAGCGTCCCCCCTTGTCTCCATGCCAAGAAACTGGGTTTGCCCAATAACAAAGAGCTGAAGCAAGATCGGGGTGAGACCCCGAAATTCATAAAGGAGCATCTTGGTACACCGGGTGGGACAGTGGTAAGAGCAAACCCTCACATCTCAGCAGCATTTTCTGCTTCTGAGGATgtggcacacagggaaaatCTCATTCCAGCTCTGGCCATTCCAAGAACAAACCTGGGCTTTATACCAGGCACCAGAGTCCTGCAGTGATGGCCAATGTCCCCAACACTTTGTGCCCCATGGGGTCACTGGGCTCGAGTGAGACATCATTAACCAGGACATGAAGCACCTCCTGGCGTGGCTGAGCCCTGAAGGCTGTTGGGGTGGAAAGCTGACTGGTTTCTAAAGATACAAACCCAAAACCTTGAAGCAGAAGCCACCCAGAAGCAAGAAGGAGCTATAAAAAGTCAAAGAGGGAGGTAGGAGGCTGTAAAACTCAAAcctggagctcagctctgcagcttctACCTCAATTCATGAAATTAACTCTTTGGGAAATTAATCAATGGAAATACTTGCActgactgctgctgcaggatAACCCGCGAGCCAAATGAAGGGGACCCAACACAGCCTCCTCCGGCAACTCCAGCCCAAACcaaggtgctggcagcagggaaatgTCAGCAGAGTGGTTCTGCTGGTactcccccagctgctgccagcaaagAGACCAGCCAAGGGAGCAACAACAGCAAACTCAactaaaatgaaatttaaattattaaaaaaaaaaaaaaaagaggcgaGAAAGAATTCCCAAACAATACTTGGAAGTGGGAAACAAGATGATACTCACTCCCTCCTCCAGCTCTTTTGTCACAGTCTCGTTTTACGATCCACCCCTCCCTCGGACAAGCGGGGTTTTCCCACGGGCACGGGAACAAAGAGCGGCGGGAGGACGCGCCGGGTCTCCAGGGGAGACCAAATCCCCGGCGCAGGCAcagcccccgcggccgcccgtGCCCTGCCAGAGCCGGCAGCTGATCCCGCACGGCAGCGGCTGCCCAGGGCACGAGCAGAGCCCCGGCCCGCAGCTGGACCCCCAGTCCACTCCTAAAACTGCTGCCAAAGCCAAAGCAACGCACATCACGGTATCTGAAATGGATTGCACTGCTCTCTTCTGCCCTCGGAAAGGCTGTATCTCCACACAAAGAGGTGGGGTTGTTGTAAAAAATGGCATCAATAAATCTGCCCTTGTTATGTAacttaatatatatatatatatatatatatatatatataagaaagaaaagcttaATAAGGCATCAAAGCTGCCTCTAAAGTTTAAAAGTGAATGTGCTGTAACCAAAAGTCGGCCTCAGGAcagctttatttttaagatGCCACATTAAATTCAAAGGGATGTGAACATCTTTACCTCCACCAGATTTGGTGGTTTGGGTCAGGTGTCAGCCCAGTAAAAACAACTGTAAAAACCATCAAAGTTTGACCTTAAATCTGAAAAACATGCGTTAAGCaacataaaataaaacttaCAGGCCATGACCCATCTGTTATTTTCCTGACTGTGTGGAGGAGGGCAAATATTCTGAAGTTAAGATCATTTGTTATCTTATGGAGGCAGCATGCAGTGATTTACATTTCTGCGATGCCATTGGTCTTTAAAAAAAGAGCAAGTGCTGGTTCACAGGTTCATTAAATCTCCAGAAGCTAATTGGATGCTAAAGAGAAACCAGGAAACCTGCCAATACACAGGAGCGAGAGTAAATCTGCTTACTGCAGGATTTGTAAGGGTATTTAAAGGGACACCAGAGATCTCACTGCATTTTCCAAAGTCTCTAATTCAGGCTGCTGCTTTCAATTAACTTCAGAGGCAGCTGGATATCCAAACCACACCCGGACACAAACGAGACAGGGATGTCGCACACACCCCACACACAGAACAATCAGGCAAAAAAGTCAtatttaacaacaaaaaagtaaTATTTAACAACAAAGCGAGAACACTACTGCCACTAAGTGCAACTCCCAGCTACACGAGCGTCTAGCGAAGGAGCTTTCTCACCATTTTCCAACAAGCCCAAAAAAATTCAGAGGTCAGGTTGCCAGTGGCAGCGACGCATCCAGATTAACCCTGGCGACAGGAAGAAGCAATCCCAAATCCTCGGGCAGGACTGAGGAGGGATGCAGGACCACAACTATAGGCACAGTGGAAACTTTCCACTGGCCtcaaaaacacaggaaaacagCCCGAACACCCAAGCCCTCCATTGTCTCACAGAAATTATACCCGTGGTCGTGGTTTTAGATAACAGAAGACAGTGGGGCTACTTCATTCATTTCAAAGGGAAGGTCCGCGGGGATCTCTCCTGAAAAGCGATCCCTGAGCTGTTTCAGGCTGTCAGACGGGACCTGCCGGCCAAGGCGCCGCACAAAGGCCGCCGGACAAGGAGGGCTCTGTCCAAGGAGCGGCTCCCGTCGCCCCTGGGATCGCTTGGCTGATGGAATGCACTGAGCGCAGCGGATGCTGATGGAATTTCCGTCTCCCGCCAGCTCCGCTTTGGCTGGGGAGCATTTCTGGGCTTGTTTTGGGGAAAAACCCACACGGCTCTCGCCCCTCAGGCCTGCGGGATTCCGAGGGTTGCTATTTTCTGCTCCTCTCCTAACCCGCTTTCTGTCCGCCGCTGGGAAAAAACGGAAAT from Agelaius phoeniceus isolate bAgePho1 chromosome 3, bAgePho1.hap1, whole genome shotgun sequence harbors:
- the CEP68 gene encoding centrosomal protein of 68 kDa isoform X1, coding for MRARGSALSCGRSSVLMAVDVGKSPEESLSGKAEGDGRWDSADTEMDFPELAGSLHQLLGTEEAKPSLQGTEGVAVSRHSHKATDIIHGGSSCRPEVSSASAPTFPRARANSSGKGLLVDRAADGGPVPCRVGHWFLSSEEQQVKASGGWDPVSSPPSRRSSAEENIPAGSRHDAHVGCRRQSLGAQSPCPSTAELLRPQTPPSPESALRSRSVLSLSALSSEGNGPSEEPSGSLPASTDVPSAATTAAQDLCCPWGVEGRALQRREPPGALLDYRSSVGRIREISSYQADYWACAIPDSLPPSPDRSSPHWNPHKEYEDLLDYAYPLKPRYKLGRIPEPFLHDSGIGLDSFSTSPEGVSRSTSIYGRAGQAQGSRENGLREFVASAERFSTPRPGKRGCSGAVSCFESSPIAKASFGRSSSSHLSRSFAKDVRVESSGPSPPGHPAADGRSWDTRGSPCPNYTGQVKSTSRFLPTTGVLPLRKEWETDEEFLSLPPRLKELERLAQFLSNLSLTIRMPGHDHHNLPHHSTSKEPLSSRLAPFEEVRGGDDRGNIEGYAGLWQHCSSRKPSWENTESYGWSHRDPPCRLLHLPTALRDTLDGMCLNEPRVKGHPKKSQQSESLIQCLKMFCCQLEELIHWLYTVVDVTGSWVPPSPDAQSVLASLHRYLEFRKDVADHRSLTESVLERGEALLDCMASNSPALKDTLALIAKQSEELESHAEHLYKSILAAVGPVRGKDAGQDEGGAAHGCSLGAASVRPRLR
- the CEP68 gene encoding centrosomal protein of 68 kDa isoform X2, with amino-acid sequence MAVDVGKSPEESLSGKAEGDGRWDSADTEMDFPELAGSLHQLLGTEEAKPSLQGTEGVAVSRHSHKATDIIHGGSSCRPEVSSASAPTFPRARANSSGKGLLVDRAADGGPVPCRVGHWFLSSEEQQVKASGGWDPVSSPPSRRSSAEENIPAGSRHDAHVGCRRQSLGAQSPCPSTAELLRPQTPPSPESALRSRSVLSLSALSSEGNGPSEEPSGSLPASTDVPSAATTAAQDLCCPWGVEGRALQRREPPGALLDYRSSVGRIREISSYQADYWACAIPDSLPPSPDRSSPHWNPHKEYEDLLDYAYPLKPRYKLGRIPEPFLHDSGIGLDSFSTSPEGVSRSTSIYGRAGQAQGSRENGLREFVASAERFSTPRPGKRGCSGAVSCFESSPIAKASFGRSSSSHLSRSFAKDVRVESSGPSPPGHPAADGRSWDTRGSPCPNYTGQVKSTSRFLPTTGVLPLRKEWETDEEFLSLPPRLKELERLAQFLSNLSLTIRMPGHDHHNLPHHSTSKEPLSSRLAPFEEVRGGDDRGNIEGYAGLWQHCSSRKPSWENTESYGWSHRDPPCRLLHLPTALRDTLDGMCLNEPRVKGHPKKSQQSESLIQCLKMFCCQLEELIHWLYTVVDVTGSWVPPSPDAQSVLASLHRYLEFRKDVADHRSLTESVLERGEALLDCMASNSPALKDTLALIAKQSEELESHAEHLYKSILAAVGPVRGKDAGQDEGGAAHGCSLGAASVRPRLR